AAGCGTTAGCCTGCCCCGGAGGTAAAGCCGCCGTGTGGATCATCCTGGCCCTCTTCGCCGCGCTCGTCGTCGCCGTCACGATCTACGACGTGACGCAGACGAAACACGCGATCCTGCGTAATTTCCCGATCATCGGCCATTTTCGTTATCTGCTCGAGGCCGTGGGGCCGGAGCTCCGGCAATACATCGTCACGAACAACGACGAGGAGCGCCCCTTCAGCCGCGACCAGCGCCGGTGGATCTACGCGTCGGCGAAGAAGGAGAACAACTACTTCGGGTTCGGCACGGACAACGACCTCGAGCAGAGCCCGAACTACCTCATCGTCAAGCACGCCGCTTTCCCGCTGCCGGAGCTGCACGCAGGCGAGCCCGGCTACGACCCGGGCTACCGGGTGCCGTGCGCGAAGGTGCTCGGCGGCAAGCGGGCCCGGAAGAAGGCATTTCGCCCGAATTCGGTGATCAACTCGTCGGCGATGAGCTACGGCTCGCTCTCGGGCGCGGCCGTCGAGGCGATCAACCGCGGCGCGAAGCTCGCGGGCTGCATGCAGAACACGGGCGAAGGCGGCGTGTCGCCCCACCACCGGCACGGCGGCGAGCTCGTCTGGCAAATCGGCACGGGGTATTTCGGCTGCCGCGACGAGCAGGGGCGCTTCAGCATGGAGCGCTTCCTCGAGACGGTCGCCTCGGCGCCCGTCCGCGCGATCGAGATCAAGCTGAGCCAGGGCGCGAAGCCCGGCCTCGGGGGCGTCTTGCCGGGCGCGAAGGTGACGGCCGAGATCGCGAAGATCCGCGGCATCCCCCTCGGACAAACCTGCATCAGCCCCGCGGCGCACACGGCATTCTCGTCGGCCGACGAGCTGCTCGATTTCGTGGAGAAGCTCGCCGAGGCCTCGGGCCTGCCCGTGGGCATCAAATCGGCCGTCGGCGAGGACAGGTTCTGGAAGGACCTCGCGAGGCTGATGGCCCGCGGCGATCGCGGCGTCGATTTCATCACGATCGACGGCGGCGAGGGCGGCACGGGCGCGGCTCCCCTCGTGTTCAGCGACCACGTGGCGCTGCCCTTCAAGATCGGGATGCCGCGCGTCTACCGCGCGTTCGCCGAGGCCGGGCTCGCCGAGGACCTCGTGTTCATCGGCTCGGGCAAGCTCGGCTTCCCCCACGCCTCGCTCCTCGCGTTCGCGCTCGGCTGCGACATGATCGCGGTCGCCCGCGAGGTGATGCTCTCGATCGGCTGCATCCAGGCGCAGGAGTGCCACACCGGCAAATGCCCCACGGGCGTGGCCACGCAGAACCGCTGGCTCGTGCGGGGCCTCGATCCGACGGACAAGGCCGCGCGCTTCGCCAACTACGTCACGGTCCTGCGCAAGGAGCTCTTGCAGCTCGCGCGGGCCTGCGGCGTGCCCCATCCGGCGCTCGTGACGCTCGCAGAGCTCGAGATCCTCGACGACCGGCTCCACGCCCGCCCGGCCGCCTCGGTGTTCGAGTACCAGCCCGGCTGGGGTTCTCCCTCGGCCGCGGACATCGAGGCCATCCGCGCGATCATGGCCGGCAAGCCCGCGCCCGCGCTCCCCGGCGCCGAGGGGCTCGTCATCGCGCCCGGCTGAGCCGCGCCCTTTCGCGTCTTCGAAAACGAAAGCGCCGCCCGAGGGGGCGGCGCTTTTTCATTTCACGCGGGCCCGGGAGAGCGCCGCGGCAGGCTCACTTCGCGTCGACGGGGATCTTGACCGTCTCGACGAACGGCTCGCAGGTCGACTCCGTGCAGACGGCGCCCTTGAGCTGGGCCTCGATCACCTTCTTGCCCGGCGCGGAGGACGTCGCCACGACGGTGAAGCTGAGCTCTTCCTTCGAAACCTTCGCGTCGGACGCGACGAGCTTCGCCTTCTCCACGCTCACGCCCTCGGGCGCCGTGAGAATGAGCTTGTGCGGGTACTCGAGGTTGACGTGATACGCGCCCTTCGCCTTGACGGTGATGGTCGCCGAGCTCTTCTCGCCGGACTTGCCCGTGGCCGGCGAGATCTTGAGGTCGTACTTGTCGCCCGCGAACGCGGCGCCGGCAAAGGCAAGGATGGCAACAGCAGCGAGCGAAAGGGCTTTCTTCATGACGACCGTCCTCCTACGTGACTTCCGTTTTCAGCACGTCCCGTGCCAGACGTCAACGCCGCCGCACACCCGAAACGGCCGCGAGCAAATACCGTAAGCTCGCGATTTTCCGTCGTTACAAGCCGGGACGTCGGGAGACGCAACATACGGGGATGGATCAAGAACGGACCGGGTGGCCAAATATTCATCCACCCAGCAGCGGGACGATCCGGTGTTCGGCCCGATAAAACTCGAACTGCTGCTCCGTGCCGTGCCAGTACGCCACGCGCACGCGGGAGGGGATGGTGAGGCCACCCTCGGTGCGCTCCTCGTCGACGTCGACCCCGAACGGGATCCACGTGAAGCGCTTGTCCTTGGTCTGGTTCGACCAGCGAAGCAGGCTCGCCGAGCGCACCCGGCCCACGTCGTCGAGGGCGATGGCCACCGTGTGTGGCTCGCCGGCGATCCGGAGCGTGGCGCGGATCGCGTCGGGCCCCTCGACCTCCCACCGCACGCCCCGCGAAGGCAGGAGCGAGGCCGGCGCGAGGATCGACTCGATCGCGAGCCGGCCCGCCGCCGAACGGCGCACGTCGAGCCCCCGCGCATGCGCCACGGGCACGGCCCCGATCGCATAAAACTCGGTGCCCGCGTCCTCACCCTCGAGCCAGTCGTAGCCCACGAACTTGCTGCGCCCACCGCCCACCGAGGCCTTCCACACGAACCCGCGCGGCGGCGCGAGCAGCGCCTCGGCCTCCATCGGGCGCCACGCGTCCGTCGGCGACAGGCGCATCTCGCCGCGGATGGCGAGGCGCACGGCCGGATCGAGGGGCGCGCCCTCGGCGAGCGCATGCCGGAAATAACGCGCCACCGGCTCGGGGAGGCCATCGAGCTCGCTGGGATCGAAGCGGCCTTCGATCGGCCGTGGCAAAAGAGCGCGCCACTTTCGCTGGATCACGCGGTCGCCATAGAGCCGCCGGCCCGCGAGGAAGACCGCTCCGCCGAACAACGTGCCCGTGACCCCGTAGACGATGCGGGGGATCAACCTGCCGCCGCCACGAGAAGCCATCCGCTCCTTCGCCTTCCTTTCAGGGCGTCGCGCCGGCGTCCATCTTCGCACGCGAGAGCAGGATGGCCACCTCCATCGGCATGGGCGTGCCGCAGAGCTCGCTCACCTCGGGCTTGAGCGTCTCGGCGTGTGGCTCGTATCCCTCGGCCTCGAGGAGCACGTTCACCGGGCCGCTCGTCCAGAGCTCACACACGAGCGTGGCGAGGTCGACGGGCGGCGGCTTGTTGCGATCGAGGTGGCAGACGAAATTGGCCCCGTCGTCGAGCGTCCTCCACGTGCTCGTATCGGACAGGACGAACGGGGGTTCGTCCCCGGCGCTCCACTCGACGACGATACGAAGGTCCGGCGGGAGCGGCTCGCCCTCGGCGCGGATGTCGAGGACGAAGAGCGGCTCGGGAGGTCGTACGGGACAACCCCCCTCGCCTCCCTGCCCGCCGTCCACGCTGGGCGGCGGACGCGGAGGGCTCTCACATGCAGAGAGCCCCGTGAGGACGACCCCGAGAACCCCTACGCCCAAGGCGAACGCTCTGCGTGAAGACACAGTGCGTCGAGATTAACCGATTTTCCGGACGATCAGTTGGGCGGGGGCGGCGGCGGGGCGATGGTGCCGAGGTTCAGGCCACCGGGGTACTGATAACTCGTGGCCGAGCCGTACCCCATGACCTGGATGCCCACGGGCTCCGTCGCAGTGAGCACGTGCGCGCCGTTCTTTCCAGGCCCGAGCGGGACACGCGTGATGCCGAAGTTCGAGCTGATCGGCGTCGGCGAGGCGCCGAGCACCTGCCCGTCGAGGGTCACCGTCGCCGAGAGCGGCTGCACGATGTCGACGTAACTCTCGTTGTAATCGTTCGGCGCGAGGAAGACGTACTTCAGGCGGTACTGCTCGACGGCCGTGGCGAGGCTCTGCGCCGGATCCCCATTGTCGCCGAACAGGTCGACGAGCTGGGTGCCGAGCTGGAAGGAGGCGACGGCGAACTCGTGATCGCCGACGATCTCGAAGTCCTGCCCGACCTGCCCGAGGTCGAAGACCTGGCCCGCGTTGATGCTGAGCGGCGCGCCCGGCGGCGTCGCGCCCGGGTAGGTGAGCTTCGTGCCGTTGACGTTGCCAAAGACACGCACGACGTGGCCAACGGCGCCGCCGCCCGGCGAGGTCGGGACCGTGACGAAGTAGCGCTTGCCGAGGGTCTCGGCGGGGAAGACGGACTCCTCGATGTGGTCACACGCCACCACGCCTTCGGGCATCTGCGTGCACGGGATCCCCGCGATGACCTGGACAGGTTTGTCCGCGTACACGAGCGAGCCGGCAGGATCGGAGCTCGGCGCGAAGAGGACCTCGACGACCTCGCCGCGATTGACGGAGAAGCTCGCGAGGCCGTTCGCCGGGGTGGACGGGATGCCGCCGCCACCAACGATCTCACCCTTGCCCGAGACCTTGACCTGCACGTTCGTGCCGTCCTGCGTGCCGGTGACCGCGAAGTACGCGCCGATGTTCGCCCCCGCCCACCCCTTGTAGCTCGTGATGCGGTAGTTGCCGGTCATGGCCGTGGCCGGGAGGAGGAGCGAGGCGTCGTTCGAGTAGGAGAAACACTCGAGCGGCCCGGGGAAGCCGCAGAACTGCCCTGGGCACGAGCTCCAGTCCTTGCCGGGCGGGCCGCCCTGCGGGCCGTACTCGAGCGCGTTGAACTGGTACACGGTGACGGGGCGCGAGCTGACGAGGTGGTAGGCGCCGTCCGCCACGCGCACCGTGGCCGAGAGCGGCGTGGCGCTGCCACAATTGTTGGCGTCCGGGCCCTTCAGCTCGGGCACCCACGGCAGGTAGATCTTCGCGAGGTCGTTCGCCGGCACGGTCGCCGTGGCGACGGTGGTAGCGCCCCGCGTGACCGTGACCTCCGCCGGCTGATCCCCCGCGTTCGCCACGACGACCGCGTAGTCGAAGATCGACCAGACGTTGTTCGCCACGACCGTCGGCCAGAAGTCGCAGCCGATGTACGTGCGCGCCGCCGCGGCCTCCTCGCACGTCACGGGGTCGACGCCGGGATCACCACCACCCGCGCCACCCGCGCCGCCGACGCCGACGAAGATGTCGCCGCCCATGCCGCCGTTGCCGGGACCGCCGGGTCCGCTCGGGCCCTCGCCTCCCGCGCCGCCGTCGCTGAAGTCGTTGCGGCCCGACGTGGCAGAGCAAGAGGCCGCGAGGGCCCCCGGAGCGAGGAGGAGCGCGAAAGCGACGAGGGTCGTGTGCTTGAGCCCGGAGGAAGTCATGCGCCCGATTATCGGGCCCGCGCGAACCGAGGCACAAGGGCGATCGGGCGCCCCGCGAAGTTCAGTGCGCGGCGCGGTTCCGCTCGTGGATGCTCTCGAGGATGATGACCGCCGTCTCCTCGATCGCGCGGCCCGTGACATCGACGACGGGCCAGTCGGGGTGAGCGCGGAAGATGTTGTGCGCGAACTCGAGCTCCGTGCGGACGTGCTCGCGCATGGCGTAATTCGTCTCGGGGGGCATGCCGAGCTGGCGCAGGCGCGCCTGGCGGATCTCGCAGAGCTGATCGAGGCCGATCGTGAGGCCGACGATTCGATCACTCGGCGCCTCCTCGATCTCGTGCGGGAGCGGGACGCCGAGCACGAGCGGCAGGTTCGCGACCTTGAGGCCGCGCTGCGCGAGCAGCGTCGAGAGCGGCGTCTTCGAGGTGCGCGAGACGCCGACGAGGATGATGTCGGCCTTGCGGAAGTTGCGCGGCTCCTTGCCGTCGTCGCTCTTCACGGCGAACTCGACGGCCTCGATGCGGCGGAAGTACTCGTCGCTGAGCGGGAGCATCGCGCTCGGCAGGTTGATCGGCTCGCGGTCGAGGAAGGTGCCGAGCTTGCCGATGAGCGAGCCGATGACGTCGATCGCCTCGATCCGCAGCTCCGCCGTCGCCGAGTGGATGAACTCGCGCAGCTCGGGGCTGACGACCGTGAAGACGAGCAACGCGCCCTCCTTCGCGGCGCGCTCGAGGACCGGCCGCGCGACCTCCTTCGTGCGGACACGCGTGTGCAGGCGGATCTGCACGCCGGCTTGCGGGAACTGGAGCAGGGCCGCGCGGACGACCTTCTCCGCGGTCTCGCCGGTCGAGTCGCTCAGCACGTCGATGAACTTGGACATGGGCTTGCTCATTCTGGTCTTCGTCTCGGTCGGATCGTGGACTCGCGCTGGTTGAGGCCACATCCCTCGAACGACAAGCCTACCCAAAAAGGTTCTTCAACTTGTCCATGAAACTCTCGCCACGCTCCGGCTCCTGCGGCACCTCGCCGAGCGTCGCCGCGAGCTGCGTGACGAGCTCCTTCTGCTCGTCCGTCAGCCGCTTCGGCACTTCCACGCTGATTTCGACGAGTTGATCGCCGCGGCCACCCGTGACGCGGTGCACGATGCCCTTGCCTTTGACGCGCAGCACCGAGCCCGGCTGCGTGCCCGAGGGGATTCGAAGCTTGCCCTTGCCATCGAGCGTGGGGATCTCGACCTCGCCGCCGAGCGCGGCGACCGGGAAGGAGATCGGGAGCGAGCAGACGATGTCGTCGCCGACGCGGCGGAAGAACTCGTGCGGCGCGACGCGGATAGTGAGCTCGAGGTCGCCCGGCGCGCGATCGGGGCGCGTGCAGTTGCCGCCGCGCTCGACGAGGCGCGTGGCGCCGTTCTCGATGCCCGCGGGGATCGTGACCTCGATCGTGCGCGCCTTGGCCACGACGCCCGCGCCGCGGCAGCTCTTGCAGGGGTCGAGCACGATGCGGCCCGTGCCACGGCAGCGCGTGCACGGCCGCTCGATGGCGATGGGGAAGACGCCCTGCTGCATGCGGACGCGGCCGCGGCCGAGGCACATGCTGCAGCGCTCGGTCTGCGTGCCCTTCGCCGCGCCGACGCCGCCGCAGTCGTTGCAGGGCTCGACGCGCTCGTAGGTGATCTCCTTCGTGCAGCCGAACGCCGCTTCCTCGAAGCTGATGCGGATCTCTTTCTGGAGGTTGCCGCGGTCGCCGACCTTGATGCCGAGGGCGCCGAGCAGGTCGCCGAAGAGCCCGTCGATGTTGAGGTCGTTGAGATCGACGTAGTTCGCGCCGCCGAAGGGCCCGCCCGCCGGCGAGGCGCCGCCCACGCCCATCGGGCCGAAGCGATCAAACGCGGCGCGCTTCTGCGGATCACTCAGGATCTGGTAGGCCGCGTTGATCTCCTTGAAGCGCTGGTGCGCGCCGTCGTCGCCCGGGTTCTTGTCCGGGTGGTGCTGCCCTGCGAGCTTGCGGAAGGCGCTCTTGATCTCGTCCTGCGTCGCCGAGCGGTCGACGCCGAGCACATCGTAGGGATCACGCACGGAGGCCGGAATAGCACCGATCCGGACGAGGGACGAGGGGGGTACGGCCGGACCGGCGCACGTTCAAGGGAGGGCTTTTCGGGTCGGGCACTCGCCTTCGCCCTGGTAGTCGCCGAGCGTGCGCGCCTGGGCGAGGACGTAGTCGTACGCGGTCTCGATCGGGACGCCGGCGAGGCTGTACTTGTCGGGCGGGAAGACATCGGCCGCCTTCGTTTGCCTGAGCTCGTCGAGCGTCGTCTCGCCGTCCATGTCGAGGTCCGCGTCGGCGATGTACTGGGCGTAGCGCGCCGTGACCTCGGCGCCGGCGGTGATGTTGTTGAAGAACCAGTGATCGCCGTGGATCGTGGGTTTGACCGGCACGCTGCCGCCGGCCGGGACCGCGAAGCCGGGGATCTCGTCCTCGGTGGCGCAGTCGTCGTACGACGTGCCCGCGGGCAAGCCCCAGCGGAAGGTCTTCGTGGTGGCGCCGTTCGTCATCGAGCCCTCGATGTAGAGGGACCAGCCGTTGTCGGCGAGCAGCTTGCGGTCCGCTTCGGCGGTGGGCTCGAGCGCCTTCGTGTTCGCGTCGGCGTTCGGCAGATCGAAGCCGAAGCGATCCCAGCGGGTCGCGCTCGCGTCACTCCACGTGGTCACGACGTACCCGCCGGCCGGGACCTTCTTCAGGTCGAGCACGTACACGTCGGGCGCGGAGAGCGACTCGGACGCGTCGGAGCGAGAGGCGCGGAAGTTGCCGATCGTGATGAGGAAGCGGTCGTAGGTGACGCTCCAGCCGTCCTGGATGTCCTCCTCGCCCATGCCGGCGGCGAGGCCGTTCGGGATGGTGTCCTCGGCCTCGACGAAGATCTGCGCCGAGCCCTTCTCGGGCGTCGCGCCGTCCTCGCCGCCGCAGCCGACGGCGAAGAGGGCCACGGTGGAGAGGACGAGGAGCTTCGGTCGCATCACGCACACTCGCTTCACTTGAATCACCTCCGCAAAAGCAACGTGAAGCGTTTAGCAAGCGAGTTGCATTAGCGCAAGGGCGAACGAGCGCGAGCGGCGCGGCGCTTCGGCGCACGTGAGGGCAGGCCCGCCGGGGGCGGCGTGGATCACTTGGTGAGGGTGTACTCGTCGATGACCGGGTCGGTCTCGTCGGGCCGGAGCTCGTGCGACTCGATGGTGAGCGAGGTCTTGCTGGCCTTGAGGAAGGAGTAGAAGCCGAAGACGCTCTTGCCGTCGTAGGTGAAGCTCTTGTCGGTCCACACGCGCGTGCCGTTGCCGTACGCGTCGGCGCCGGCGCCGGCGCAGACCATGTAGACGGTGCCCTTCGCGCCCGGCATCTGCACGACCGGGTCGAGCGTGCCCTCGGCGAGCGGGCCCGTGAGGGGCTTCGTGCGCTCGTAGTTGTGGTCGTGGCCGAGGACCATGAGGTCGACCTCGTACTTGTCCCAGATCGGCACGAAGAACTGCCGCCCGAGGAGCACGTCCGCGTCATCGCCGTGCGACGAGGCGGAGAACTCGGCGTGGTGATGCACGCCGACGATCCACGGCACGTTCGCGCGGTTCGTGTTCGCCGCCTCGAGGTCCTTCTCGAGCCACGTTTTCAGGAGCGCGGCGTATTCGGGGTTTCCGTTCGGCGACGTGACCCAGAAGTCGTCGACGACGACGACGTGGACCGGGCCGATGTCGACCGAATAAAAGAGCTCGCTGTACTTGGGGAACCTCGTGATGTCCTGGGGGAGGACGACGCTGCTGTAGAAATGGGTGGTGTGGTTCTCGTGATTGCCGTGCGTCGAGAGGGTGAGGATCTGGCCGAGCGTGAGGAGGCTGCCGTCGGCGTCCTTCGCGGCGAGGTCGAGCCAGAGGTGCCATTCCCCCTGATCGGTGGCGAGATTGATCATGTCGCCCGAGAAGAGCTGCGCGGTGACCCCGGCCTTCATCATGCGGCGCTGGATGAGGCGCCAGGCCTGGTTGTCCTGGCCGCGCGCGTCGCCCGAGACGCCGAGGAGGACCTCGGTATTCGGGTCCGTCGGCGTGGTCGTGAAGGAATGGACCTCGCTCCAGACCTCCTTGCCCGCGGCCCCGCCGCCGACGCGATAATAATAGGTGGTCGCGGGCGAGAGGCCGCAGACGTAGGCCTCGTGCATGCGGTCCTCGCCTTGCGGCGCGAGCTGGCCCTCCGGGGTCACCCAGGTGACGCCGCGCCTGCGATTCTCGGCGGGCCAGGTCGACGGGTCGGGCGTGGTGCCCCACTG
The nucleotide sequence above comes from Polyangium spumosum. Encoded proteins:
- a CDS encoding glutamate synthase-related protein, with amino-acid sequence MWIILALFAALVVAVTIYDVTQTKHAILRNFPIIGHFRYLLEAVGPELRQYIVTNNDEERPFSRDQRRWIYASAKKENNYFGFGTDNDLEQSPNYLIVKHAAFPLPELHAGEPGYDPGYRVPCAKVLGGKRARKKAFRPNSVINSSAMSYGSLSGAAVEAINRGAKLAGCMQNTGEGGVSPHHRHGGELVWQIGTGYFGCRDEQGRFSMERFLETVASAPVRAIEIKLSQGAKPGLGGVLPGAKVTAEIAKIRGIPLGQTCISPAAHTAFSSADELLDFVEKLAEASGLPVGIKSAVGEDRFWKDLARLMARGDRGVDFITIDGGEGGTGAAPLVFSDHVALPFKIGMPRVYRAFAEAGLAEDLVFIGSGKLGFPHASLLAFALGCDMIAVAREVMLSIGCIQAQECHTGKCPTGVATQNRWLVRGLDPTDKAARFANYVTVLRKELLQLARACGVPHPALVTLAELEILDDRLHARPAASVFEYQPGWGSPSAADIEAIRAIMAGKPAPALPGAEGLVIAPG
- a CDS encoding DUF6544 family protein, with the protein product MASRGGGRLIPRIVYGVTGTLFGGAVFLAGRRLYGDRVIQRKWRALLPRPIEGRFDPSELDGLPEPVARYFRHALAEGAPLDPAVRLAIRGEMRLSPTDAWRPMEAEALLAPPRGFVWKASVGGGRSKFVGYDWLEGEDAGTEFYAIGAVPVAHARGLDVRRSAAGRLAIESILAPASLLPSRGVRWEVEGPDAIRATLRIAGEPHTVAIALDDVGRVRSASLLRWSNQTKDKRFTWIPFGVDVDEERTEGGLTIPSRVRVAYWHGTEQQFEFYRAEHRIVPLLGG
- a CDS encoding IgGFc-binding protein, translated to MTSSGLKHTTLVAFALLLAPGALAASCSATSGRNDFSDGGAGGEGPSGPGGPGNGGMGGDIFVGVGGAGGAGGGDPGVDPVTCEEAAAARTYIGCDFWPTVVANNVWSIFDYAVVVANAGDQPAEVTVTRGATTVATATVPANDLAKIYLPWVPELKGPDANNCGSATPLSATVRVADGAYHLVSSRPVTVYQFNALEYGPQGGPPGKDWSSCPGQFCGFPGPLECFSYSNDASLLLPATAMTGNYRITSYKGWAGANIGAYFAVTGTQDGTNVQVKVSGKGEIVGGGGIPSTPANGLASFSVNRGEVVEVLFAPSSDPAGSLVYADKPVQVIAGIPCTQMPEGVVACDHIEESVFPAETLGKRYFVTVPTSPGGGAVGHVVRVFGNVNGTKLTYPGATPPGAPLSINAGQVFDLGQVGQDFEIVGDHEFAVASFQLGTQLVDLFGDNGDPAQSLATAVEQYRLKYVFLAPNDYNESYVDIVQPLSATVTLDGQVLGASPTPISSNFGITRVPLGPGKNGAHVLTATEPVGIQVMGYGSATSYQYPGGLNLGTIAPPPPPPN
- a CDS encoding pyruvate, water dikinase regulatory protein — encoded protein: MSKPMSKFIDVLSDSTGETAEKVVRAALLQFPQAGVQIRLHTRVRTKEVARPVLERAAKEGALLVFTVVSPELREFIHSATAELRIEAIDVIGSLIGKLGTFLDREPINLPSAMLPLSDEYFRRIEAVEFAVKSDDGKEPRNFRKADIILVGVSRTSKTPLSTLLAQRGLKVANLPLVLGVPLPHEIEEAPSDRIVGLTIGLDQLCEIRQARLRQLGMPPETNYAMREHVRTELEFAHNIFRAHPDWPVVDVTGRAIEETAVIILESIHERNRAAH
- the dnaJ gene encoding molecular chaperone DnaJ, which gives rise to MRDPYDVLGVDRSATQDEIKSAFRKLAGQHHPDKNPGDDGAHQRFKEINAAYQILSDPQKRAAFDRFGPMGVGGASPAGGPFGGANYVDLNDLNIDGLFGDLLGALGIKVGDRGNLQKEIRISFEEAAFGCTKEITYERVEPCNDCGGVGAAKGTQTERCSMCLGRGRVRMQQGVFPIAIERPCTRCRGTGRIVLDPCKSCRGAGVVAKARTIEVTIPAGIENGATRLVERGGNCTRPDRAPGDLELTIRVAPHEFFRRVGDDIVCSLPISFPVAALGGEVEIPTLDGKGKLRIPSGTQPGSVLRVKGKGIVHRVTGGRGDQLVEISVEVPKRLTDEQKELVTQLAATLGEVPQEPERGESFMDKLKNLFG
- a CDS encoding purple acid phosphatase family protein, coding for MKKTIVSLGLLGGALFAAGCADEPSQNPQPPPPEPNIERFQPEGCEFEIATRPEYIDFQRGSARVSAAPDIRRVRLGLGGNVEVGSPGRADPATSAAFGWQTDMETLATEVQWGTTPDPSTWPAENRRRGVTWVTPEGQLAPQGEDRMHEAYVCGLSPATTYYYRVGGGAAGKEVWSEVHSFTTTPTDPNTEVLLGVSGDARGQDNQAWRLIQRRMMKAGVTAQLFSGDMINLATDQGEWHLWLDLAAKDADGSLLTLGQILTLSTHGNHENHTTHFYSSVVLPQDITRFPKYSELFYSVDIGPVHVVVVDDFWVTSPNGNPEYAALLKTWLEKDLEAANTNRANVPWIVGVHHHAEFSASSHGDDADVLLGRQFFVPIWDKYEVDLMVLGHDHNYERTKPLTGPLAEGTLDPVVQMPGAKGTVYMVCAGAGADAYGNGTRVWTDKSFTYDGKSVFGFYSFLKASKTSLTIESHELRPDETDPVIDEYTLTK